Proteins encoded within one genomic window of Phyllobacterium sp. T1293:
- a CDS encoding Gfo/Idh/MocA family protein, translated as MAKTLGIGIIGAGNISATYLRLGPLFKGIEMRAVADLNKKAAEARAKEFGVEARSIDKLLASDDIDIIVNLTVPDAHFDVSQQILSAGKHLYSEKPLTLSLKDGLELQKLANKKGLKAGCAPDTYLGGAHQLARKAVDDGQIGTITSGTAHVMSHGMEHWHPNPDFFFRPGGGPILDLGPYYIANLVNLIGPVKRVAALTSMATPTRTISSEPRKGETIDVTTPTTIQALLEFVSGASITLSASWDVWAHHHPNMELYGTEGSLFLPDPNFFGGDVKLAKPGKKAKSLKSWSHPFGIPNQKHSVGMMANYRTAGLADMAAAILEGRDIRCSIDRALHGVDVMVSILRSGEEKKFIDIKSSCTRPEALGIKEAKSLLKKK; from the coding sequence ATGGCTAAAACACTTGGTATCGGCATTATCGGTGCCGGCAATATTTCCGCCACTTACTTAAGGCTCGGCCCGCTTTTCAAGGGCATCGAAATGCGGGCGGTGGCTGATCTGAACAAGAAGGCGGCAGAGGCACGCGCCAAGGAATTTGGCGTCGAAGCCCGCAGCATTGATAAGCTGCTGGCAAGCGATGACATCGACATCATTGTCAACTTGACTGTGCCGGATGCGCATTTTGATGTTTCGCAGCAAATCCTTTCGGCAGGCAAGCACCTCTATTCGGAAAAGCCTCTCACCCTGTCGCTCAAGGATGGGCTTGAACTGCAGAAGCTTGCCAACAAGAAAGGCCTGAAAGCAGGCTGCGCTCCGGATACCTATCTTGGCGGCGCGCATCAGCTGGCACGCAAAGCGGTTGATGATGGTCAGATCGGCACGATCACATCTGGAACGGCTCATGTCATGAGCCACGGCATGGAACACTGGCACCCGAACCCGGACTTCTTCTTCCGTCCGGGCGGCGGCCCGATCCTTGATCTTGGACCCTATTACATCGCCAATCTGGTCAATCTTATAGGGCCGGTAAAACGGGTTGCTGCGCTGACTTCAATGGCAACACCGACGCGGACTATTTCCAGTGAACCGCGCAAAGGGGAAACCATTGATGTGACAACACCGACGACCATTCAGGCATTGCTTGAATTCGTCAGCGGCGCTTCGATCACGCTTTCGGCAAGCTGGGATGTCTGGGCCCATCACCACCCCAATATGGAGCTTTACGGGACGGAAGGTTCATTGTTCCTTCCCGATCCAAACTTCTTTGGCGGCGATGTCAAACTGGCAAAGCCCGGCAAGAAGGCAAAATCGCTCAAGAGCTGGTCGCATCCCTTTGGCATTCCGAACCAGAAGCATTCGGTTGGCATGATGGCCAATTATCGTACAGCTGGTCTTGCAGACATGGCAGCAGCGATACTTGAAGGCCGTGATATCCGCTGCTCCATCGACCGGGCACTGCACGGTGTTGATGTGATGGTTTCAATCCTGCGCTCCGGCGAGGAAAAGAAGTTCATCGATATCAAGAGCAGTTGTACGCGGCCAGAAGCGCTTGGGATCAAGGAAGCCAAATCCCTGCTCAAGAAGAAATAA
- a CDS encoding sugar phosphate isomerase/epimerase family protein codes for MTDFSYQLYSSRNFPPLEKILPILQKNGYAQVEGYGGVYTDAAATRAALDAHGLTMASGHFSIDVLENEPNKVLDIAGTLGLKAIYCPHLAVEQRPSDASGWSDFGKRLEAVHATYNKAGYIFGWHNHDFEFKALADGSIPQKLILDAAPSISWEADIAWVIRGGADPFQWIKDYGSRISAVHVKDIAPKGENTNEDGWSDVGYGTVDWKALFAALKGTPVQFFVMEHDNPSDDERFARRSSATVKAF; via the coding sequence GTGACTGACTTTTCCTACCAGCTCTACAGTTCCCGCAACTTTCCGCCGCTCGAAAAGATACTTCCGATCCTGCAAAAGAATGGCTATGCGCAGGTGGAAGGATATGGCGGTGTCTACACGGATGCGGCAGCAACACGGGCGGCCCTCGACGCCCATGGACTTACCATGGCATCAGGCCATTTCAGCATCGATGTTCTGGAAAACGAGCCGAACAAGGTGCTCGATATAGCAGGTACACTTGGCCTGAAGGCCATCTATTGCCCGCATCTGGCCGTCGAGCAGCGCCCGTCTGATGCCTCGGGATGGTCGGATTTCGGCAAGCGACTGGAGGCCGTCCATGCGACCTACAACAAGGCCGGATATATTTTCGGCTGGCACAACCATGATTTCGAGTTCAAGGCGCTGGCCGATGGCTCTATTCCGCAGAAACTCATCCTTGATGCGGCACCCAGCATCTCATGGGAAGCGGATATCGCCTGGGTTATTCGCGGCGGTGCAGACCCGTTCCAGTGGATCAAGGATTACGGCTCCCGCATCAGCGCGGTTCATGTGAAGGACATTGCGCCCAAGGGTGAAAACACCAATGAAGACGGCTGGTCAGACGTCGGTTACGGCACCGTTGACTGGAAAGCTTTGTTTGCCGCGCTGAAAGGCACACCAGTCCAGTTTTTTGTCATGGAACACGACAACCCGTCGGATGATGAACGGTTTGCCCGCCGCTCCAGTGCGACCGTCAAGGCATTTTGA
- a CDS encoding carbohydrate ABC transporter permease, producing the protein MTVVSQTTIEPRGKRPTRVFSPATIMIYGILFVAAVYYLLPLYVMIVTSLKGMPEIRLGNIFSPPVEITFQSWSTAWDTACTGLYCEGLKVGFMNSVKITIPSVIISILIASVNGYALANWRFKGSEVFFSILLFGAFIPYQVMLYPLVIITRDLGIFGTLPGIIVIHTIFGMPILTLLFRNYFASLPVELFKAARVDGAGFWRIFFQIMVPMSAPIFVVAIILQVTGIWNDFLFGVVFAGTKNVPMTVQLNNIVNSTQGVKEYNVNMAATILTGLVPLLVYFFSGKYFVRGIAAGAVKG; encoded by the coding sequence ATGACTGTTGTAAGCCAGACGACAATCGAACCACGCGGCAAACGTCCGACACGGGTTTTTTCACCAGCAACAATCATGATCTACGGCATTCTGTTCGTGGCTGCGGTCTATTACCTGTTGCCCCTCTATGTGATGATTGTCACATCATTGAAAGGCATGCCGGAAATCCGCCTTGGCAACATTTTTTCGCCGCCCGTGGAAATTACGTTCCAGTCGTGGAGCACGGCCTGGGACACGGCCTGCACTGGCCTGTACTGCGAGGGCCTGAAAGTCGGCTTCATGAATTCGGTGAAGATCACCATTCCAAGCGTGATCATCTCGATCCTCATCGCCTCGGTGAATGGCTATGCGCTGGCGAACTGGCGCTTCAAGGGGTCGGAAGTTTTCTTCAGCATTCTTCTGTTTGGTGCGTTCATTCCGTATCAGGTGATGCTTTATCCGCTCGTGATCATCACGCGTGATCTCGGTATCTTCGGAACATTGCCGGGTATCATCGTCATCCACACCATTTTTGGCATGCCGATCCTGACCCTGCTCTTCCGCAATTATTTCGCTTCGCTGCCGGTGGAACTGTTCAAGGCTGCCCGTGTCGATGGTGCAGGATTCTGGCGCATCTTTTTCCAGATCATGGTGCCGATGTCTGCGCCGATCTTCGTTGTCGCCATCATTCTTCAGGTCACAGGTATCTGGAACGACTTCCTCTTCGGCGTTGTCTTCGCCGGTACCAAGAACGTGCCGATGACGGTGCAGCTCAACAACATCGTCAACTCGACGCAGGGCGTCAAGGAATACAACGTCAACATGGCAGCCACCATTCTCACCGGTCTGGTGCCGCTGCTCGTCTATTTCTTTTCAGGCAAATATTTCGTCAGGGGCATTGCCGCTGGCGCCGTCAAAGGATGA
- a CDS encoding LacI family transcriptional regulator: protein MNDKRHIPLDGEKAATLSEGERPTLKTIAFMAGLGVTTVSRALKDAPEIGQATKNRVQLIARQIGYRPNRAGVRLRTGKTNVISLVLNAQSEIMGLTSNLVYGISEILAETPYHLIVTPYSPENDPMQPIRYIFETGSADGIIMSQTEPSDPRVRYLTDHNFPFATHGRTRMGIEHPFHDFDNEAYAYAAVKSLAERGRRRIAMVAGPSPAHTYYWHLDDGFRRGLQESGATAVPLDHWNGTLSLTDVRNLTEIFMREPNPPDGIICCTGGLAVAVVAGIEATGLKLGRDVDLVSKQTTNFLQWFRPEVIVYNEDIRHAGRELARAVLRRIEGVDPTQLQSLSYPEADQGERIGISSR, encoded by the coding sequence ATGAACGATAAACGGCATATTCCTCTTGATGGGGAAAAGGCGGCAACTCTCAGCGAGGGCGAGCGGCCAACGTTGAAAACCATAGCCTTTATGGCTGGGCTCGGTGTGACTACGGTCTCGCGCGCACTCAAGGACGCTCCGGAAATCGGGCAGGCGACCAAAAACCGTGTGCAGCTGATTGCCAGACAGATTGGCTACAGGCCCAATCGTGCGGGCGTGCGTTTGCGGACAGGCAAGACCAATGTGATCAGCCTTGTGCTCAATGCGCAGAGCGAGATCATGGGACTGACGTCCAACCTCGTTTATGGCATTTCGGAAATTCTTGCGGAAACGCCCTATCATCTCATTGTCACGCCATACTCGCCTGAAAATGATCCGATGCAGCCGATCCGTTACATCTTCGAAACCGGATCGGCGGATGGGATTATCATGTCGCAGACAGAGCCTTCCGATCCGCGTGTCCGCTACCTTACGGATCACAACTTTCCTTTCGCCACCCATGGTCGCACGAGGATGGGTATCGAACATCCATTCCATGATTTTGACAATGAGGCCTATGCCTATGCCGCAGTGAAAAGCCTGGCGGAACGGGGGCGTCGCCGGATTGCCATGGTTGCGGGGCCTAGTCCCGCCCATACCTATTATTGGCACCTCGATGATGGTTTCAGGCGTGGTCTGCAGGAAAGCGGTGCCACCGCAGTTCCGCTTGATCACTGGAATGGCACGCTCTCACTCACCGATGTGCGCAATTTGACGGAAATATTCATGCGTGAACCCAATCCGCCGGATGGTATCATCTGTTGCACGGGTGGTTTGGCAGTGGCTGTTGTTGCCGGTATCGAGGCAACTGGCTTAAAGCTTGGCCGGGACGTTGATCTGGTGTCGAAACAGACGACGAATTTCCTGCAATGGTTCCGGCCGGAGGTCATCGTTTATAATGAAGATATCCGGCATGCGGGGCGTGAACTTGCCCGTGCTGTCTTGCGCCGGATTGAAGGTGTTGACCCGACGCAATTGCAGAGCCTGAGCTATCCGGAAGCTGATCAGGGCGAGCGTATCGGGATTTCTAGCCGATAA
- a CDS encoding SDR family NAD(P)-dependent oxidoreductase, with protein sequence MTTFDTDERTALVTGGASGIGLATVHALASDGWKVVVADRDVKEAIKIELNQTYPDRVRFAQLDVTDEQAVEALTAETEAEFGPIRGIVCSAGIGRDTPFFDTTADMFRQIYEINVIGTFLVTQSGARIMAANGGGAIVNLASISGMRGNIGRSAYGASKGAIINLTKVMAVELAPYNIRVNAIAPGPVETPMAAALHTPEIREGWSQTVPQRRYGQPEEIASTIAFLLDESRSSYVTGQTLAVDGGFTAGGLIG encoded by the coding sequence ATGACGACATTCGATACTGACGAGCGGACAGCCCTTGTTACCGGCGGCGCATCGGGGATCGGTCTTGCCACGGTCCATGCTCTGGCAAGTGACGGCTGGAAGGTTGTGGTCGCTGACCGCGATGTCAAGGAAGCGATAAAGATTGAACTCAACCAAACCTATCCCGATCGCGTCCGGTTTGCCCAACTTGACGTTACCGACGAACAGGCGGTCGAAGCCCTGACAGCGGAGACGGAAGCGGAATTTGGCCCCATCCGGGGTATCGTCTGCTCCGCAGGGATTGGCCGCGATACACCCTTCTTCGACACAACCGCAGACATGTTCCGGCAAATCTATGAGATCAACGTGATCGGTACGTTTCTGGTCACACAGTCAGGGGCGCGAATTATGGCTGCCAATGGCGGTGGCGCAATCGTCAATCTCGCCTCGATATCAGGTATGCGCGGGAACATCGGGCGCTCTGCTTACGGAGCGTCAAAGGGTGCAATCATCAACCTCACCAAAGTGATGGCGGTTGAGCTTGCTCCCTACAATATCCGCGTCAATGCAATTGCCCCCGGCCCCGTCGAGACTCCCATGGCGGCAGCTTTGCACACACCTGAAATACGCGAAGGCTGGAGCCAGACCGTGCCGCAGCGGCGCTATGGACAGCCCGAGGAAATCGCCAGCACAATCGCCTTTCTTCTGGACGAAAGCCGTTCAAGCTATGTGACGGGGCAGACGCTCGCCGTGGATGGCGGTTTCACAGCCGGTGGTCTTATCGGCTAG
- the soxR gene encoding redox-sensitive transcriptional activator SoxR encodes MTIKPSERHRQLTVGEVAARSGVAVSTLHFYENKGLIQSERNRGNQRRYSREVLRRVAVIKVAQRTGIPLASIAEALSTLPQGRAPTAADWRRLSAGWKEDLDERINKLIGLRDQLNTCIGCGCLSMQDCPLRNPWDELSEQGPGPRLLDPLADAD; translated from the coding sequence ATGACAATCAAACCGAGTGAGCGACACAGACAGCTGACGGTCGGCGAGGTAGCTGCGCGCAGCGGGGTTGCGGTTTCGACGCTGCACTTCTATGAAAACAAGGGTTTAATCCAAAGCGAACGCAATCGCGGCAATCAGCGCCGCTATTCGCGTGAGGTCCTGCGCCGGGTTGCCGTCATTAAGGTGGCGCAGCGAACGGGCATACCGCTGGCATCCATCGCAGAAGCCTTGTCGACACTACCGCAAGGGCGCGCACCCACTGCCGCGGATTGGCGGCGGCTTTCGGCTGGCTGGAAAGAGGATCTGGATGAGCGGATCAATAAGCTGATCGGCCTGCGTGACCAGTTGAACACCTGTATTGGTTGTGGCTGCCTGTCGATGCAGGACTGTCCACTGCGTAATCCGTGGGATGAATTGTCAGAGCAGGGGCCGGGACCAAGACTACTCGACCCCCTAGCGGATGCGGATTGA
- the ggt gene encoding gamma-glutamyltransferase, producing MAASPEPAKAEHGMVVTAQHLATQAGVDVLKNGGNAVDAAVAVGYALAVVYPTAGNVGGGGFMTIRLKDGKTTFLDFRERAPLASTKTMYLDDKGNIVKGLSTDGYLAVGVPGSVAGFELARTEYGTKSREELIGPAIRLARDGFELVQGDINSLKSGNKKLAKDPAAAAIFLKPDGKPYAVGETLVQTDLAATLSGISDKGPDSFYKGATADAIAKASQDKGGILTKQDFEQYSVRELEPVKCNYRGYDIVSSPPPSSGGVIICEILNVLEGYPLSYLGYGSAETIHAMVEAMRYAYIDRNAALGDPDFVENPVSKLLDKAYAKEIREKISPFKAGVSKDLMPKGFGESKETTHYSIIDNDGNAVAVTYTLNGSFGAGVVAPGTGILLNNEMDDFTSKPGVPNLYGLVQGEANAIAPKKTPLSSMSPTIISKDGKPFMVIGSPGGSRIITITLEAILNVIDHGMNIQEAIDAPRVHHQWLPDKVYMEPYALSADTQKVLTEMGHDVQIDKDWSIWGQAAGILVGGESLSEITKGDGSRYNGAIDSRASSGEAKGY from the coding sequence ATGGCAGCCTCGCCCGAACCGGCAAAGGCTGAGCATGGAATGGTCGTCACAGCCCAGCATCTTGCTACGCAGGCGGGCGTGGATGTTCTCAAGAATGGCGGCAATGCCGTCGATGCTGCCGTGGCTGTTGGCTATGCCCTTGCGGTTGTCTATCCGACCGCGGGCAATGTGGGCGGCGGTGGTTTCATGACCATCCGCCTCAAGGATGGTAAAACCACCTTCCTCGATTTCCGTGAGCGCGCACCGCTCGCATCCACCAAGACAATGTATCTCGATGACAAGGGCAATATCGTCAAAGGTTTGAGCACGGATGGCTATCTCGCCGTTGGCGTGCCCGGCTCCGTTGCCGGGTTTGAGCTGGCCCGAACCGAATATGGAACGAAATCACGCGAGGAACTGATAGGCCCGGCCATTCGTCTGGCGCGGGATGGTTTTGAACTCGTTCAAGGCGATATCAATTCGTTGAAGTCGGGCAATAAGAAGCTGGCCAAGGACCCCGCTGCTGCCGCAATCTTCCTCAAGCCCGATGGCAAGCCCTATGCGGTCGGTGAAACGCTCGTCCAGACCGATCTCGCCGCCACACTTTCCGGTATCTCCGACAAGGGGCCGGATTCATTCTACAAGGGCGCGACGGCGGATGCCATTGCCAAGGCCAGTCAGGACAAGGGCGGCATTCTAACAAAGCAGGATTTCGAGCAGTATTCGGTGCGCGAACTGGAGCCGGTCAAATGCAATTACCGCGGCTATGACATCGTATCCTCGCCACCACCCAGCTCCGGTGGTGTTATCATCTGTGAAATCCTGAACGTTCTGGAAGGCTATCCGCTTTCCTATCTCGGCTACGGTTCCGCAGAGACCATTCACGCGATGGTCGAAGCCATGCGCTATGCCTATATCGACCGCAACGCGGCGCTGGGTGATCCTGATTTCGTGGAAAACCCTGTGTCGAAATTGCTCGACAAGGCCTATGCCAAGGAAATTCGCGAGAAAATAAGCCCGTTCAAGGCTGGCGTCTCAAAAGACCTGATGCCGAAGGGCTTTGGCGAGAGCAAAGAAACCACCCACTATTCGATTATCGACAATGACGGCAATGCCGTTGCCGTCACTTACACGCTGAACGGCTCGTTCGGTGCGGGTGTCGTTGCCCCCGGAACCGGCATTCTTCTCAACAATGAGATGGACGATTTCACTTCCAAGCCCGGTGTTCCTAATCTCTACGGTCTTGTCCAAGGTGAAGCCAATGCCATTGCCCCGAAGAAGACGCCGCTCTCCTCGATGAGCCCAACGATCATTTCGAAAGATGGCAAGCCGTTCATGGTTATCGGCAGTCCCGGCGGCTCGCGCATCATCACCATCACGCTGGAAGCGATCCTCAATGTGATCGATCATGGCATGAACATTCAGGAAGCCATTGATGCACCGCGCGTTCATCATCAGTGGCTGCCAGACAAAGTCTATATGGAACCCTATGCGCTATCAGCCGATACGCAAAAGGTTTTGACGGAGATGGGACATGACGTTCAGATCGACAAGGATTGGTCGATCTGGGGTCAGGCCGCGGGCATTCTCGTTGGCGGCGAAAGTCTTTCCGAAATCACCAAGGGTGACGGCTCCCGTTACAACGGTGCCATCGACAGCCGCGCCAGCTCAGGCGAGGCAAAAGGCTACTAA
- a CDS encoding ABC transporter substrate-binding protein, protein MRYRTSLAMLAASTLLWTAGSASAVDLEVTHWWTSGGEAAAVKVLADSFDKQGGDKWVDGAIAGSGSTATPIIVSRILGGNPMGATQLNTGRDAEDLVKAGMMTDLSDLAAKEGWADFIRPKKLLDACKYEGKIYCVPVNIHSAQWMWINPNTFKEAGVAVPTNWKEFVAAAPTLKEKGIIPLATGEAWQVNTIFNVMIPSLGGKELFRKVYELKDPEAAASPEMKAVWDSFAQARTLVDPGYVGRSWNEATNLVITGKAGAQVMGDWAQGEFGLAKKVAGTDYDCLPGLGGNAILDTGGDAFYFPKNQNPEITKAQLKLASLLLSKETQVAFNLAKGSLPVRGDVDLEAANACMKKGIEILKSPENILPSLNQNLTADTKGQIEDLTKEFFADPNMTVDDAQARFVEIIKQAQ, encoded by the coding sequence ATGCGTTACCGGACATCACTGGCCATGTTGGCTGCATCTACATTGCTGTGGACTGCTGGCTCTGCCAGCGCTGTTGACCTTGAAGTCACCCATTGGTGGACATCCGGCGGCGAAGCTGCGGCGGTGAAGGTCCTTGCCGATTCCTTTGACAAGCAAGGCGGTGACAAGTGGGTCGATGGCGCCATAGCTGGCAGCGGCTCAACAGCAACCCCTATCATCGTCAGCCGTATTCTTGGCGGCAATCCCATGGGTGCAACACAGCTCAATACGGGACGTGATGCCGAAGACCTTGTGAAGGCCGGCATGATGACCGACCTCTCCGATCTTGCAGCCAAGGAAGGCTGGGCCGATTTCATCCGCCCCAAAAAACTGCTCGATGCCTGCAAATATGAAGGCAAAATCTATTGTGTGCCTGTGAATATCCATTCGGCACAATGGATGTGGATCAATCCCAATACCTTCAAGGAAGCCGGTGTAGCAGTTCCCACGAATTGGAAAGAATTCGTCGCCGCAGCACCTACACTGAAAGAAAAGGGCATCATCCCGCTCGCCACAGGCGAAGCCTGGCAGGTCAATACTATTTTCAACGTCATGATCCCTTCGCTCGGCGGCAAGGAACTGTTCCGCAAGGTTTATGAGCTTAAGGACCCCGAAGCGGCAGCAAGCCCGGAAATGAAGGCCGTATGGGACTCTTTCGCACAGGCACGCACCCTCGTTGACCCCGGATATGTCGGTCGATCATGGAATGAGGCAACTAATCTCGTGATCACCGGCAAGGCCGGAGCGCAGGTTATGGGCGACTGGGCACAGGGAGAATTTGGCCTCGCCAAAAAGGTGGCCGGGACTGATTATGATTGCCTACCCGGACTTGGTGGCAATGCCATCCTCGATACGGGTGGCGATGCCTTCTATTTCCCCAAGAACCAGAACCCCGAAATAACCAAGGCACAGCTGAAGCTGGCAAGCCTTCTGCTTTCGAAAGAGACGCAAGTGGCGTTCAATCTCGCTAAAGGTTCTTTGCCCGTGCGCGGGGATGTTGATCTTGAAGCAGCAAATGCCTGCATGAAGAAGGGTATCGAAATTCTCAAAAGCCCCGAGAATATTCTGCCTTCGCTCAACCAGAATCTGACTGCGGACACCAAGGGACAGATTGAGGATTTGACGAAGGAATTCTTCGCCGACCCCAACATGACTGTCGATGACGCGCAGGCGCGCTTCGTCGAAATCATCAAGCAAGCCCAGTAG
- a CDS encoding ABC transporter ATP-binding protein — protein MTQQSPSVSIKDLSLNYGSVSVLKELNIDVADGEFLVLLGPSGCGKSTLLNCIAGLLEISDGQIFIKDKNVTWKEPKDRGIGMVFQSYALYPQMTVERNLSFGLRVAGLPKAEIDKRIANAADILQIGPLLQRKPGALSGGQRQRVAIGRALVRDVDVFLFDEPLSNLDAKLRSELRVEIKRLHQKLANTMIYVTHDQIEALTLADRIAVMKGGLIQQLDEPLTIYNKPRNLFVASFIGSPSMNFLKGEIAEKDGKPVFRVADLDVSLDNYGAQERLKAGRSVIFGFRPEHIALTDQPGPAGRSCQATVDLDEPMGADSLVWLKVAGKAVSVRVDSGRRYQNGETVHLTFDPALASLFDSQTEDRI, from the coding sequence ATGACCCAGCAAAGCCCCAGCGTTTCGATCAAGGATCTTTCGCTCAACTATGGTTCGGTGAGCGTGCTCAAAGAGCTGAATATCGACGTGGCCGATGGTGAATTCCTTGTACTGCTCGGACCATCAGGCTGTGGCAAGTCGACCCTACTCAACTGCATTGCCGGTCTGCTCGAAATCTCGGATGGACAGATTTTTATCAAAGACAAGAACGTGACATGGAAGGAACCAAAGGACCGTGGCATCGGCATGGTGTTCCAGTCCTATGCGCTCTATCCGCAGATGACAGTGGAAAGGAATCTCTCCTTTGGTCTGCGCGTTGCAGGACTGCCAAAAGCCGAGATCGACAAGCGCATTGCCAATGCCGCAGACATCCTGCAGATCGGGCCGCTTTTGCAGCGCAAACCCGGCGCACTTTCCGGTGGCCAGCGCCAACGCGTCGCCATCGGGCGCGCATTGGTGCGTGACGTCGATGTGTTTCTCTTTGATGAACCCCTGTCCAATCTCGATGCAAAACTTCGTTCCGAACTGCGCGTTGAGATCAAGCGGCTGCACCAAAAACTCGCCAATACGATGATCTACGTCACGCATGACCAGATCGAAGCCTTGACCCTTGCGGATCGCATCGCCGTCATGAAGGGCGGCCTGATCCAGCAACTGGACGAGCCGCTGACCATCTACAACAAGCCGCGCAATCTGTTCGTTGCCAGTTTCATCGGTTCACCCTCGATGAATTTCCTGAAGGGTGAGATTGCGGAGAAAGATGGCAAGCCGGTTTTCCGTGTCGCCGATCTTGACGTATCTCTGGATAATTATGGCGCGCAGGAACGCTTGAAGGCTGGTCGTTCGGTCATTTTCGGTTTCCGCCCGGAACATATTGCCCTCACTGATCAACCGGGTCCAGCTGGCCGTTCCTGTCAGGCCACCGTCGATCTGGATGAACCCATGGGCGCCGATAGCCTCGTCTGGTTGAAAGTCGCTGGCAAAGCCGTCTCAGTCCGGGTTGATTCCGGACGGCGCTACCAGAACGGCGAAACCGTGCATCTGACCTTTGACCCCGCCCTTGCCTCCCTCTTCGACTCCCAGACCGAAGATCGAATTTAG
- a CDS encoding carbohydrate ABC transporter permease, which yields MSSTARPNTLFKNLNAKVAALPMIVTVLVVFIGCTLWTVVYSFTASRALPELTFVGFDQYARLFNTPRWNISARNLAIFGVCLLCFSSVIGFILAALMDQKIRFENTFRTIFLYPYALSFIVTGLIWQWILTPTFGIQKVVRDLGFENFTFSILNDQRYAIYAIVIAGLWHGTGLVMALMLAGLRNIDEEIWKAARVDGIPTWKTYLFIIIPMMRPVFITTIVLTAAGIVRVYDLVVALTDGGPGNASEVPAKYVYEFMFRRANLGQGLAASTIMLTTVLIILIPWALMEFREGKRK from the coding sequence ATGAGTTCCACGGCGCGGCCCAACACGCTTTTCAAGAACCTGAATGCCAAGGTTGCGGCATTGCCGATGATCGTGACAGTTCTCGTGGTTTTCATCGGATGCACATTGTGGACTGTTGTTTATTCCTTCACGGCATCGCGGGCATTGCCGGAACTGACATTTGTCGGGTTCGACCAATATGCCCGGCTTTTCAATACGCCCCGGTGGAACATATCCGCGCGAAACCTGGCAATCTTCGGTGTATGTCTATTGTGCTTTTCATCCGTCATCGGCTTCATTCTGGCTGCCCTGATGGATCAGAAAATCCGCTTTGAGAATACGTTCCGCACCATCTTCCTCTACCCCTATGCCCTGTCTTTCATCGTCACCGGGCTTATCTGGCAGTGGATACTCACACCGACTTTTGGCATTCAGAAAGTGGTTCGCGATCTCGGTTTTGAGAACTTCACCTTCTCAATCCTGAATGATCAGCGTTACGCCATCTATGCGATCGTTATTGCCGGCCTTTGGCATGGCACCGGACTTGTCATGGCGCTGATGCTGGCAGGCCTGCGCAACATTGACGAGGAAATCTGGAAGGCCGCGCGGGTCGACGGCATTCCCACATGGAAGACCTACCTCTTTATCATCATCCCGATGATGCGGCCGGTCTTCATCACCACAATCGTCCTGACCGCCGCAGGCATCGTCCGTGTCTACGATCTGGTTGTAGCCCTCACCGATGGCGGCCCCGGCAACGCCAGCGAAGTCCCGGCCAAATATGTCTACGAATTCATGTTCCGGCGCGCCAATCTCGGACAGGGCCTTGCCGCATCCACCATCATGCTGACCACCGTTCTCATCATTCTCATTCCGTGGGCCTTGATGGAATTCCGCGAGGGTAAACGCAAATGA